The DNA region GCCAAAGCCAATCCGAATTATAATAAAAATGAATTAAGGGAAGCACTACACATGCATTTGAAAATGATAACAGATACTGTAGTAGCAAGGCTTAAAAAGGATTGGGATGCTGATATTCTTGCCTTTGATAAAAATGAAGATCATTTAATCAAACTGGCCGATACGTTATCAGAAGGAATCATCAAGCAGTTTCCTAATAATTTCTAAAAAAGGTGTCCCATCACATTGTTGGGACACCTTTTTTAGAAAAATATTAATGTGGCAGAAATGCTAACTGAAAGAAAAATAGTACAGCGAACACGTAAAGAAGCGGATGAACCTCACGCCATTTACCTTTAGCAATTTTCAAAAGCGGATAGCTGATGAAACCTAGAGCGATACCTGTTGAAATGCTTGACGTTAGTGGCATACTTAGGATTGTTAAGAAGGCAGGAAAGGCTTCATCCAACTCATCCCAACGGATTTTTGCAATATTACCCATCATCATACTGCCGACTATGATCAATGCAGGGGCAGTAATTGCAGCAATACCAGACACTGCGCCAACAAGTGGACCAAAGAATGCAGAGATGATAAACAGGATTGCAACCGTTAGTGACGTTAAACCTGTCCGCCCCCCAGCGGCTACACCTGAAGATGATTCAATATAGGCAGTTGTTGGGCTTGTACCAAATATTGAACCAATCGTTGTCGCTATTGAGTCTGAAAGCAAGGCTTGACGGGCACGCGGCAATTTGCCACCTTTCATTAAACCTGCTTGATTCGCAACACCGACCATTGTTCCGGTTGTGTCAAAGATGGTTACAAGAATAAAAGAAAAGACAACTGCATATAGACTGTGCTGAATGACATCTGTCAGAGCAGTAATTGGGTTCGCTACAATTAGTCCATCTGGAAGGGAAGGAAGCGATACAAAGCCTTGAGCAAAGGAAAGTTGACCAGTAAAAAAGGCGATTAACCCAGTAATGATCATTCCAAAAAACAGTGCCCCATTAACTCGAAGTACCATAAGAATAAGCGTAATCGCTAACCCTACTATTGCCAAAAGAGCGGCTGGAGATTGAAGGTCACCAAGTCCAACAAGGTTGGAAGGATGCGCAACAATAATTTTTGTTTGACGTAATCCGATAAAAGCAATAAATAACCCGATTCCCGCTGAAATCCCGTATTTAAGGTTATCAGGAATGGCATCAATTAGTTTTTCTCTAAAAGGAGTTAACGATAATATTACAAAGATAATTCCGGCAATAAACACAGCTGCAAAGGCTGTTCGATAATCAATTCCTGGATTTGCGCCGACAACTGAATAGGCAAAGTAAGCGTTAAGTCCCATTCCAGGTGCGATCGCGATTGGATAATTTGCAAACAGCGCCATCCAAAGCGTTCCGATAACAGCGGAGATGATGGTTGCGGTGAAGACTTGTTCAAACGGTACACCAGCATCAGAGAGGATAACCGGGTTAACAACAACAATATAAACCATTGTAAAGAATGTTGTAATTCCCGCGATCATTTCTGTTTTTGTATTTGTATTATTTTCTTTTAATTTAAACATAGTAGCTCCTCCAAAAAACACGAACGATTTTTTAACAACTTTTATATAATATTCGTTTTCGATGAAAAATACAAGGTGATTTTATTAAAAAAATATAAAAGGTTGAGATTGTTTGCGTAGTTATATTTTCCCTCTTATGACTAAAACCATCCTCATAATCATGTATAAATTTACGACAAGTACTATTATGGAAAAAAGTCCCTTTTCTGAGGAACAATATAAGGGTACACATCAAAAAAACAACATGGTCGCATGTTGTTTTTATTTACTCAGTCCCAAACTTCTACTAATGTTTCGCGAAAAAGTTGGTTAAGCTGCTTTGTTGGATTAGGAATTTCTATGTTTAATGATTTTGCGTAGGCTTCCAAATGGACAATCTCTTTATCTAGGAACTGATTAATAACCTCGATCCTCGGTTCAAGATCTAGTTCATCGCCTGCCATCTTTCTTTTTAATAATGTACTAATTGAGTCTTTCAGTTCGCTCGCTGGCAGCACATCCTCCAATAGATCTTTAAACTCAATCGGTGGAATCGTATTATATTTTTCAATCCATTTGGCTGCCAAAATCGGACGCAACACATAGAAATACTTTTTAATTTTAACGTCTTGACCCTGAAGATAATCACGGTAATTTCCTTTGGCCATATTTAAGTAATGATACAAACAAGATTCTGGGGAAAAAATATTTCCTGCTAAATCCTTTATTTTATCGATTGTGCTATATGCCTGGTAATAAACAATGCTAGAATGCAGCCATTCTAAAAGTGGAGGATTCGATTTACGGAAAAGCTTGAGAGCCTTCGTAAGCTCCCAGCCGCTGACATCTAACAATTCATCCATCGGAATCGAAATTTTATCATGCTTCGGAACCTCAAGAACATCGCGCATTTGATCTATCGACAGATACCAATTCTTTTTATGAACATATATAAACCTAACGTCATAATCGCTATCCTTTGACGGAAATCCCCACGCCCGGCTCCCAGACTCACAGGCAAATAGGATTTTAACCTCATACTCTATTTCAATTTGTTTAAGCACATCTAAAATGTGTTCTTTCATTTTAATAACCCCATTTATAATTGTTTATATTAGATATTTTATAATAATTTCCTGTATATACCTAATGAAAATAGTAGTGCCTTTCCATTTGCCCGAACGGGTGCTACTTTTCGATTCAAGGGCAAATGGGGCTTCGCCATTTACCCGAACGGGTGCTACTTTACGAATTACGGTCAAATGGAACCTCGCCATTTGCCCGAACGGTACCCCTTTACGAATTACGGTCAAATGGGGCCACGCCATTTGCCCGAACGGGTGCTACTTTACGAATTACGGTCAAATGGAACCTCGCCATTTGACCGAACGGGTACCGCTTTTCGATTTAGGGGCAAATGGGGCCAAGCTATTTGCCCGAACTACGGTTCTCTCAAAATAATAAATATCTTTAAAACTTTTTTTCATCTTGTTAGTCTAATATGTAACACGGCAGGAAGTTAGGTTAGGGGGTAGGGAAACTTGAGTGAAGATCATCAATTAGTCAAAGATGCCATCAAAGGTGATGATGCAGCGTTTTTAAAACTGATTCACTTATACAAAATAGATTTATATAAAACGGCTCTTTCTTTTTTTAGAAACGAAGAAGAGGCTTTAGAAGCAATACAGGAGGTTACCTATAGGGCCTTTAAGGGTATTCGGTCCATTAAAGAGCCATCTTATTTTAAGACCTGGCTTATACGTATCATGATTAATTATTGCAACGATCAGCTTAAAAAGAAAAAGCGTACGGTGTTAGGTGACGAAATCATTAGCCAACAGGGCATATCAGAGAATCATACGGAAATGGAACTAAAAGATGCGATGTTAGGATTGGATGATCGTTCCCGTGAAATCCTGACACTGAAATATTTTAATGATATGAAGATATCTGAAATCGCGGCGACGATGCAATGCCCGGAAGGCACGATAAAGACCTGGATTTACAAAGCCTTAAAGTCACTTCGAGAAAAGTTGGAGGAGAGGAGCGGTAATCTTCATGTTTGAAAAAGAAGAAGAAAAGTTAACCAACCATAAAAACAGCTATGACAATATTGATATTC from Neobacillus sp. FSL H8-0543 includes:
- a CDS encoding sigma-70 family RNA polymerase sigma factor, coding for MSEDHQLVKDAIKGDDAAFLKLIHLYKIDLYKTALSFFRNEEEALEAIQEVTYRAFKGIRSIKEPSYFKTWLIRIMINYCNDQLKKKKRTVLGDEIISQQGISENHTEMELKDAMLGLDDRSREILTLKYFNDMKISEIAATMQCPEGTIKTWIYKALKSLREKLEERSGNLHV
- a CDS encoding NCS2 family permease — protein: MFKLKENNTNTKTEMIAGITTFFTMVYIVVVNPVILSDAGVPFEQVFTATIISAVIGTLWMALFANYPIAIAPGMGLNAYFAYSVVGANPGIDYRTAFAAVFIAGIIFVILSLTPFREKLIDAIPDNLKYGISAGIGLFIAFIGLRQTKIIVAHPSNLVGLGDLQSPAALLAIVGLAITLILMVLRVNGALFFGMIITGLIAFFTGQLSFAQGFVSLPSLPDGLIVANPITALTDVIQHSLYAVVFSFILVTIFDTTGTMVGVANQAGLMKGGKLPRARQALLSDSIATTIGSIFGTSPTTAYIESSSGVAAGGRTGLTSLTVAILFIISAFFGPLVGAVSGIAAITAPALIIVGSMMMGNIAKIRWDELDEAFPAFLTILSMPLTSSISTGIALGFISYPLLKIAKGKWREVHPLLYVFAVLFFFQLAFLPH
- a CDS encoding nucleotidyltransferase domain-containing protein, translated to MKEHILDVLKQIEIEYEVKILFACESGSRAWGFPSKDSDYDVRFIYVHKKNWYLSIDQMRDVLEVPKHDKISIPMDELLDVSGWELTKALKLFRKSNPPLLEWLHSSIVYYQAYSTIDKIKDLAGNIFSPESCLYHYLNMAKGNYRDYLQGQDVKIKKYFYVLRPILAAKWIEKYNTIPPIEFKDLLEDVLPASELKDSISTLLKRKMAGDELDLEPRIEVINQFLDKEIVHLEAYAKSLNIEIPNPTKQLNQLFRETLVEVWD